In one Spirosoma rigui genomic region, the following are encoded:
- a CDS encoding ABC transporter permease, producing MFKNYLKVAWRNLLRHKVFSAINIIGLAIGMAACLLILQYVAFELSYDNFHSKGDRIYRIRQDRYDEGKLSTEWVSGAYAAGNAFKDAYNEIEEYVKVVGTGSVVAAAPDGEQLKIEKVYYASPAFFSVFSYPLVAGDARTALREPNTVALSESVARKLFGTASPLGKTFRINREQVVKVTAVYKDFGVNSHLKADLLQSYATFVNRMGPDNNPETAWLWDGCLTYLLLRPGTNPQALEAKFPAVVDRLSGTDHKKYHSAAVYTLQPLRDIHLYSHYIGETEPNGDGKTVYLLLAIAFFIVIIAWVNYVNLATARAISRAREVGVRKAVGSQRSQLMGQFMLESFLLNGLAVLLALVLVLITIPVFNNLSGQQLSLSLLGSGRFWLALTILFVVGVFFSGLYPAVVLSGFRPVTVLKGRMVNTRQGILLRKGLVVFQFVASLFLLVGTMAVFRQIAFMRQQSLGLSIDQTLVIRPPIISNDSTHLQQMKAFKDEVSRQSAIKSITASTSIPGDAVGWNAGGIRIKGTYESKGKQYRIIGVDYEYLDAYGLRLLAGRNFARDFGTDPKAVVFNKMAVQQLGFRQPKEAIGKEIDFWGETFTIVGVVDNFHQQSLREAYEPLILRLIPNVRGYFSVKIAPAEADRSITTIRTAWNEFFPGNPFDYFFLDAHFADQYRADQRFGQVFGFFTGLAILVACLGLFGLASFTTTQRTKEIGIRKVLGASMSEILTLLYQEFAVLVVIAFAIATPLAWFAVTRWRESYAFRADLTGWLFVMPFVAVLAIALLTVSFQTIKAALMDPVNSLRSE from the coding sequence ATGTTTAAAAACTATCTCAAAGTTGCCTGGCGGAATCTGCTCCGGCACAAAGTCTTCTCCGCCATCAACATCATCGGGCTGGCCATTGGTATGGCCGCCTGCCTGCTCATTCTGCAGTACGTAGCATTCGAACTGAGCTACGACAATTTCCACAGCAAGGGCGACCGGATCTACCGCATCAGGCAAGACCGCTACGACGAAGGCAAGCTCAGTACCGAATGGGTTTCCGGGGCCTACGCAGCCGGTAATGCATTCAAGGATGCGTACAACGAAATTGAAGAATACGTCAAGGTCGTCGGAACCGGATCGGTAGTAGCAGCCGCGCCCGATGGCGAACAACTCAAAATCGAAAAGGTCTACTACGCCAGTCCGGCCTTCTTCAGCGTATTTTCCTACCCGCTGGTCGCGGGTGATGCCCGCACTGCACTGCGCGAGCCGAATACCGTCGCCCTGTCCGAATCAGTAGCCCGGAAGCTGTTCGGAACGGCCAGCCCGCTGGGCAAAACCTTCCGTATCAACCGGGAGCAGGTAGTCAAAGTAACCGCAGTCTACAAAGATTTTGGGGTTAATTCCCACCTAAAAGCCGATCTGCTCCAGTCCTACGCTACGTTTGTCAACAGAATGGGGCCGGACAACAACCCCGAAACGGCCTGGCTATGGGACGGCTGCCTGACTTACCTCCTGCTCCGTCCGGGCACCAATCCGCAGGCACTCGAAGCCAAGTTCCCGGCGGTTGTTGACCGGCTGTCCGGGACCGACCATAAGAAATATCATTCGGCGGCTGTCTATACGCTCCAGCCCTTGCGCGACATACACCTGTACTCGCACTACATTGGCGAGACAGAACCCAACGGCGACGGTAAAACCGTGTACCTGCTGCTGGCCATTGCGTTCTTCATCGTCATCATTGCCTGGGTCAACTACGTCAATCTGGCCACGGCGCGAGCCATCAGCCGCGCCCGGGAAGTAGGCGTTCGCAAGGCAGTTGGTTCGCAGCGGAGCCAGCTCATGGGTCAGTTCATGCTGGAGTCGTTCCTGCTCAACGGACTGGCTGTTCTACTCGCCCTGGTACTGGTGCTGATCACAATTCCGGTGTTCAACAACCTGTCGGGGCAGCAACTGTCGCTTTCACTGCTGGGGAGTGGCCGGTTCTGGCTGGCCCTGACGATTCTGTTTGTCGTGGGTGTTTTCTTCTCGGGTTTGTACCCCGCCGTCGTGCTGTCGGGCTTCCGGCCGGTTACGGTGCTGAAGGGCCGGATGGTAAACACGCGGCAGGGCATCCTGCTCCGCAAAGGACTGGTCGTTTTCCAGTTCGTAGCGTCGTTGTTTTTACTGGTGGGCACGATGGCCGTTTTCCGGCAGATCGCCTTTATGCGGCAGCAATCGCTGGGCCTGTCCATCGACCAGACGCTGGTGATCCGGCCACCCATCATCAGCAACGATTCGACTCACCTGCAACAAATGAAGGCCTTCAAAGACGAGGTGTCACGGCAGTCGGCCATCAAGAGCATTACCGCGTCAACGTCGATACCGGGCGACGCCGTAGGCTGGAACGCCGGGGGTATCCGGATAAAGGGCACCTACGAAAGTAAGGGAAAGCAATACCGCATTATTGGCGTCGACTACGAGTACCTCGATGCCTATGGACTGCGGCTGCTGGCGGGCCGCAATTTCGCCCGCGACTTCGGCACCGATCCGAAGGCGGTTGTTTTCAACAAGATGGCGGTTCAGCAGCTGGGATTTCGGCAACCCAAAGAAGCCATTGGCAAAGAAATCGACTTCTGGGGCGAAACCTTCACCATCGTCGGCGTCGTGGACAACTTCCACCAGCAGTCCCTGCGGGAAGCCTATGAACCGCTCATTCTCCGGCTCATCCCCAACGTTCGTGGCTACTTCTCGGTAAAGATAGCCCCCGCCGAGGCCGACCGGAGCATCACCACCATTCGGACAGCCTGGAACGAGTTCTTCCCCGGTAACCCCTTTGACTACTTCTTTCTGGACGCGCACTTCGCCGATCAGTACCGGGCCGATCAGCGGTTCGGGCAGGTCTTTGGCTTCTTTACAGGGCTGGCCATTCTGGTTGCCTGTCTGGGTTTGTTCGGGCTGGCATCATTCACGACCACGCAGCGCACGAAGGAGATTGGCATTCGGAAAGTGCTGGGCGCTTCGATGAGCGAGATTCTGACGCTGCTCTACCAGGAGTTTGCCGTGCTGGTTGTTATTGCGTTTGCCATTGCCACACCCCTGGCCTGGTTTGCGGTCACCCGCTGGCGGGAGAGTTACGCCTTCCGGGCCGACCTGACGGGCTGGCTCTTCGTCATGCCTTTTGTCGCCGTTCTCGCCATTGCTCTGTTGACGGTCAGCTTTCAGACCATCAAAGCTGCCCTGATGGACCCCGTCAACTCCTTGCGCAGCGAATAA